One Pyrococcus furiosus DSM 3638 genomic window, TGAGGAAAACTCCAGAAGAAGTTAAAAAGATGGCCGTAGAGGCCGTGGAGTATGCCACTAAGTACACGGATGACATTGAATTTTCTGCAGAAGATGCCACGAGAAGTGACTGGAACTTTTTGGTTGAGGTCTACGAGGCAGTCATAGATGCGGGAGCAACAACAATTAACGTTCCCGATACCGTTGGTTATACAACTCCTGAAGAATTTTATGAGTTGATTAGGTATCTCAAGCGCAACATAACTAATCTAAATGGCGTAACGATAAGCGTTCACTGTCACAACGATCTAGGCTTAGCGGTTGCAAACTCCCTCTCAGCAGTGAGGGCTGGAGCTGATCAGGTTGAAGTCACCGTTAATGGAATTGGAGAGAGAGCTGGAAATGCTGCATTAGAAGAAGTTGTCGTGGCATTAGACGTGAGGAAAGACTTCTACAATGTTGAGACGGGCATAAATCTAGGGGAGATAGCCAGGACAAGCAAGCTAGTGGCGAGGCTAACTGGAATTGAAGTTCCACCAAATAAAGCAGTGGTAGGAGCAAATGCCTTTGCCCATGAATCTGGAATTCATCAGGATGGGGTTCTAAAGGAAAGAACGACTTATGAGATAATAGACCCCAGGAAGCTGGGGTTCTCGGGAAGTAAAATAGTTTTAGGTAAACACTCTGGAAGGCACGCATTTAGGAAAAAGCTCGAGGAGATGGGATATAGACTTAGTGAAGAGGAGATAAATAGGTTGTTTGCAAAATTCAAGGAGATAGCCGACAGGAAGAAGGGCTTAACTGAGCTCGATATTGAAGCAATAGTCCAGGAAGAGCTAGGGAAAGGGAAAGGCAAGTATAGCGTTGAGGTTCTCCACGTAATTTCTGGGAAGATTTCCACAGCCACGGTGAGGGTTCAAGGGGATGGTATTGATAAAATTGAGAGTGCTTGGTCGAGCAATGGCCCCATAGATGCACTCTTTGCTGCTATAAATAGAGCCCTTGGAATTGATTGCAAATTAAAGGAGTACAGAGTTTCTTCTGTTACCTCTGGAAGAGATGCCTTGGGAGAAGTTTTAGTTAGAGTTGAATATAACGGAGAGATTTACGTTGGAAGAGGTTTGAGCACCGACATTATTGAGGCAAGTGCTCAGGCGTATCTTTCTGCTCTAAATAGAATTAGGAGGTGAAATTATGGGCGGAATGACAATAGCTGAAAAAATTTTGGCAACTCATGCCGGAAAGGAAGAGGTAAAACCTGGAGAGATAGTTTTGGCAAAAGTGGACTTCATGTTTGGGAATGATGTAACAACCCCCTTAGCCATAAAAACGTTTAGAAAGATTGGAGTGGAGAAGGTTTTTGACCCAGAAAGAATAGCAATAGTTTTAGATCACTTCACTCCAAATAAAGATATCAAAGCTGCGGAGCAATGTAAATTCTCACGAGAATTTGCCAGAGAACAGGGAATCAAGTGGTTCTTTGAGGGAGGAAACGTTGGTGTCGAGCATTGTTTACTCCCTGAGTTAGGATTAGTTCTCCCAGGAGAGCTAATTATTGGAGCAGATTCCCACACTTGCACTTATGGAGCCCTGGGTGCCTTTGCAACTGGAGTTGGTAGTACTGACTTAGCAGTTGCAATGGCAACAGGAGAGGCGTGGTTCAGGGTTCCCGAAACGATAAAATTCGTTTATGAAGGAGACCTTCAACCCTGGGTAACTAGTAAGGATCTCATACTTTACACAATCGGAGACATAGGGGTTAATGGAGCCCTCTACAAAGTCATGGAATTTTCGGGAGAAGTTATAGAGAAGCTTTCCGTGGAACAGAGGATGACGATGACTAATATGGCCATAGAGGCCGGAGCAAAGACTGGGATAATAGAGCCGGATAAGAAGACTATAGAGTACGTAAAGGGGAGGGCCAAGAGAGAGTACAAGATCTACAAGAGCGATGAAGATGCAAAGTACTACAAGGTTATTGAGTATGACGTTAGTAAAATTGAACCTCAAGTTGCCTTTCCACACTTACCCGAAAACACGGTTCCCATCAGCAAGGCCGCAAAGATGAACATAAAGATAGACCAAGTTGTCATTGGCTCATGTACGAATGGTAGGTTGGAAGACCTTAGAATGGCCGCTGAAGTTTTAGAAGGCCAGAAAGTGGCCCCCTGGGTAAGGCTTATCATTCTTCCATGTTCACCGACTGTGTATTTCAAGGCAATGAAGGAGGGCCTCTTGGAGATTTTCCTGGAGGCAGGAGCTGTTATAGGGCCTCCAACTTGTGGACCGTGCCTAGGAGGTCACATGGGTATTCTGGCGAGTGGTGAGAGAGCTGTATCTACAACAAACAGGAACTTTGTTGGAAGAATGGGTCACCCAAAGAGCGAAGTTTACTTGGCAAGTCCCTATGTAGCTGCAGCTTCGGCTATTCTTGGTAGAATTGCCTCTCCAGAGGAGGTGGTAAAATGAAGGCTAGAGGGAGGGCCTGGAAGTATGGGGACAATATAGACACCGACGTTATAATTCCAGCAAGGTACTTGAACACATCAGATCCAAAAGAGCTGGCCCAGCATGTTCTTGAAGACCTAGACCCTGAGTTTAGGTACAAGATGAAGCCTGGAGATATAATAGTGGCTGGAGAAAACTTCGGATGTGGGAGCTCAAGAGAACATGCTCCATTGGCAATTAAAGCGGCGGGAGTGTCTGCAGTTATAGCGAAGTCTTTCGCTAGGATATTCTATAGGAATGCAATAAACATTGGGCTACCAATTTTGGAGGCTCCTGAGGCTGTTGAAAGGATAGAGACTGGAGATGAGATCGAAATAGACTTCTCAACTGGAGAAATCAGAAATCTGACAAAGGGGGAAGTATATCACGCCAACCCATTTCCCGAATTTATAATGGAAATCATCAAGGCTGGAGGGCTTGTTGAATGGGCTAAGAGGAGGTTGGCAAAATGATAAAGATAGCTGTGATCCCAGGTGATGGGATAGGAAAGGAGGTAGTGGCTGAGGGGCTAAAGGTTCTTCGCAAAATAGAGGAGCTGAGCAACGTTAAGTTCGACTTTCAAGAGTATCCATTCGGAGCAGAACATTACTTGAAAACTGGAGAAACCCTTCCAGACTGGGCTCTTGAGGAGTTTAGACACTTTGATGCAATTTACTTTGGAGCAATTGGGGATCCAAGGGTAAAGCCGGGAATTCTAGAACACGGAATTCTACTTAAGCTCAGATTTTCCCTAGACCTTTACGTAAACTTAAGACCTGTAAAGTTATACCACCCAAAACTAACTCCGCTAAAGGGAAAGGAAAAGATTGACATGGTGTTCATAAGGGAAAACACTGAGGGCCTATATGCAGGAGCGGGTGGTTTTCTTAGGAAGGGGACCCCTCATGAGGTCGCTATTCAAGAAATGATAAATACTAGGTTTGGAGTCGAGAGAACCATTAGGTTTGCCTTTGAATATGCAAAGACTAAGGGGAGAAAAAAGGTAACTCTAGTAGATAAGGCCAACGTTCTTACCTATGCTCACGATCTCTGGCAGAGAGTGTTTAAGGAAGTTGCTTCGGAATACCAGGAAATAGAGACTGACCACTACTATGTTGATGCTATGGCAATGAAAATGATCCGTTCTCCAGAGATCTTCGAAGTAGTTGTAACTCCAAACATGTTTGGAGACATTCTCACTGACTTGGGAGCAGAGATTGTGGGAGGATTAGGATTAGCAGCTTCTGGAAATATCAATCCAAGGGGAGTTTCCATGTTTGAGCCAGTCCACGGTTCTGCCCCAGACATTGCAGGAAAGGGCATTGCAAATCCACTAGCTGCGATTTTAACAGCAGCTCTAATGCTTGAGCACCTGGGATTGGACAGGGAAGCCTCACTTGTGGAAAAGGCCGTTGCGAAGACAATAGAAGAAAACAAAGTAACACCAGACTTGGGAGGAGAGTTGAAGACTAGCGAAGTTGGTAATGAAGTTGTGAAAAATTTAGAGGTGTTATGGGATGAGGGAGAGGAGAGTTGAGCTATATGATACAACACTTAGAGATGGCTCCCAAATGGAGGGGATAAGCTTTTCCCTTGAGGATAAGCTAAAGATAACTGAAAAGCTCGATGAATTTGGAATTCACTACATAGAAGGAGGATGGCCGGGTTCCAATCCAAAGGACATTGAATACTTTAGAGCTGTGAAAGATTTGCCCTTAGAAAATGCGGAAATAGCGGCTTTTGGAAGTACAAGGAGGCCTAGGGTGAGGGCAGAGGAGGATGCAAACTTAAATGCCTTGGTTGACTCTGAGGCCCCAATAGCCACAATCTTTGGCAAGAGCTGGGACCTCCACGTAACTAGAGCTCTAAAGACAACTCTTGAGAACAACCTCCAGATGATTGCGGAGTCAATAGAATACTTAAGAGAGCACGGAATGAGGGTTTTCTACGATGCAGAGCACTTCTTCGATGGTTATAGAGCAAATCCTGAATATGCAATAACCACCATAAAGGTAGCGGAAGAAGCTGGGGCCGAGAGAATAGTCTTGGCTGACACAAACGGAGGATCTCTTCCCTCCTTTGTTAAAAGCGTAGTGGAGAAAGTAAAGGAAGAAATAAAGACTCCCCTAGGAATTCACGCCCACAATGATTCTGAGTTGGCAGTGGCAAATTCCTTAATGGCATTTGAGGCCGGAGTAATCCAAATCCAGGGTACTATAAACGGATATGGAGAGAGATGCGGAAATGCTAACTTAATCTCGATAATCCCAGCTTTGGAGTTAAAGTATGGAGTTGAAGTCGTTGGGAGGGAGAGGCTTAAAAAGTTGAAGGAGTTGGCCCACTTTGTTGCGGAACTAGCTAACATGGAAATTCCCAGGAACCAACCATACGTTGGTGACAGTGCCTTTGCCCACAAAGGAGGAGTTCACGTTTCGGCAGTTCTCAAGGATCCAAGAACGTACGAGCATATTCCCCCAGAGGCAGTTGGGAACAGAAGAAAGGTTGTAGTATCCGAGCTCTCTGGAAGGAGCAATCTGATATACAAGGCTAAAGAGCTTGGCATAGATATCAACGAAAATGATCCAAAGCTTCAAGAGGTTGTTAAGAAGATAAAAGAGCTTGAATTCCTGGGCTATCACTTTGAAGCCGCTGAAGCTTCACTGGAGCTTCTAATAAAGAAGGTGAAGGGAGAGTATACCCCAACTTTTGAGCTGGAGAGGGCAATGGTCGTTAGTGAGATTCTCCCAGATCACTCTCCAATATCAGAGGCA contains:
- a CDS encoding 2-isopropylmalate synthase, which produces MARKIKIFDTTLRDGEQTPGVSLTVEEKIEIAKQLARLNVDVIEAGFPISSPGEFEAVKRIAREVRGPTIAALARAVKKDIDAAGEALKDAESKRIHTFIATSLIHMKYKLRKTPEEVKKMAVEAVEYATKYTDDIEFSAEDATRSDWNFLVEVYEAVIDAGATTINVPDTVGYTTPEEFYELIRYLKRNITNLNGVTISVHCHNDLGLAVANSLSAVRAGADQVEVTVNGIGERAGNAALEEVVVALDVRKDFYNVETGINLGEIARTSKLVARLTGIEVPPNKAVVGANAFAHESGIHQDGVLKERTTYEIIDPRKLGFSGSKIVLGKHSGRHAFRKKLEEMGYRLSEEEINRLFAKFKEIADRKKGLTELDIEAIVQEELGKGKGKYSVEVLHVISGKISTATVRVQGDGIDKIESAWSSNGPIDALFAAINRALGIDCKLKEYRVSSVTSGRDALGEVLVRVEYNGEIYVGRGLSTDIIEASAQAYLSALNRIRR
- the leuC gene encoding 3-isopropylmalate dehydratase large subunit is translated as MGGMTIAEKILATHAGKEEVKPGEIVLAKVDFMFGNDVTTPLAIKTFRKIGVEKVFDPERIAIVLDHFTPNKDIKAAEQCKFSREFAREQGIKWFFEGGNVGVEHCLLPELGLVLPGELIIGADSHTCTYGALGAFATGVGSTDLAVAMATGEAWFRVPETIKFVYEGDLQPWVTSKDLILYTIGDIGVNGALYKVMEFSGEVIEKLSVEQRMTMTNMAIEAGAKTGIIEPDKKTIEYVKGRAKREYKIYKSDEDAKYYKVIEYDVSKIEPQVAFPHLPENTVPISKAAKMNIKIDQVVIGSCTNGRLEDLRMAAEVLEGQKVAPWVRLIILPCSPTVYFKAMKEGLLEIFLEAGAVIGPPTCGPCLGGHMGILASGERAVSTTNRNFVGRMGHPKSEVYLASPYVAAASAILGRIASPEEVVK
- the leuD gene encoding 3-isopropylmalate dehydratase small subunit, with translation MKARGRAWKYGDNIDTDVIIPARYLNTSDPKELAQHVLEDLDPEFRYKMKPGDIIVAGENFGCGSSREHAPLAIKAAGVSAVIAKSFARIFYRNAINIGLPILEAPEAVERIETGDEIEIDFSTGEIRNLTKGEVYHANPFPEFIMEIIKAGGLVEWAKRRLAK
- a CDS encoding 3-isopropylmalate dehydrogenase, whose protein sequence is MIKIAVIPGDGIGKEVVAEGLKVLRKIEELSNVKFDFQEYPFGAEHYLKTGETLPDWALEEFRHFDAIYFGAIGDPRVKPGILEHGILLKLRFSLDLYVNLRPVKLYHPKLTPLKGKEKIDMVFIRENTEGLYAGAGGFLRKGTPHEVAIQEMINTRFGVERTIRFAFEYAKTKGRKKVTLVDKANVLTYAHDLWQRVFKEVASEYQEIETDHYYVDAMAMKMIRSPEIFEVVVTPNMFGDILTDLGAEIVGGLGLAASGNINPRGVSMFEPVHGSAPDIAGKGIANPLAAILTAALMLEHLGLDREASLVEKAVAKTIEENKVTPDLGGELKTSEVGNEVVKNLEVLWDEGEES
- the cimA gene encoding citramalate synthase produces the protein MRERRVELYDTTLRDGSQMEGISFSLEDKLKITEKLDEFGIHYIEGGWPGSNPKDIEYFRAVKDLPLENAEIAAFGSTRRPRVRAEEDANLNALVDSEAPIATIFGKSWDLHVTRALKTTLENNLQMIAESIEYLREHGMRVFYDAEHFFDGYRANPEYAITTIKVAEEAGAERIVLADTNGGSLPSFVKSVVEKVKEEIKTPLGIHAHNDSELAVANSLMAFEAGVIQIQGTINGYGERCGNANLISIIPALELKYGVEVVGRERLKKLKELAHFVAELANMEIPRNQPYVGDSAFAHKGGVHVSAVLKDPRTYEHIPPEAVGNRRKVVVSELSGRSNLIYKAKELGIDINENDPKLQEVVKKIKELEFLGYHFEAAEASLELLIKKVKGEYTPTFELERAMVVSEILPDHSPISEATVVVKVGDKKVHTAAEGNGPVNALDLALRKALSEFYPELKKISLVDYKVRVLGSEKGTAAKVRVLIQTSDGRRTWGTVGVSTNIIEASLNAIIDSMEYWLMKGRENK